One genomic region from Mastacembelus armatus chromosome 21, fMasArm1.2, whole genome shotgun sequence encodes:
- the tmem182a gene encoding transmembrane protein 182, with protein sequence MKLSVALFFAGLFGALAAVFILLSFGTDYWLLASESCHPNPDGSLDLAGVTVEPGDVVVQEHSSNTTLYHEGFFWRCFFRDNMGDDNLLWKLWFTNQPHSKVCIHAYLFPFPVSHQTHNTTEYDSAIIYRGFWSIFMLIGVAAVVLGGFIIICAAPFASHRLYKAGGGLFLTSGLFLLCVVVMYVLWLQVLDVVDNYVAYQRSAKCPHFQLSLNYGLSFMFAPIGIFFCILAGLLFLLIGRTVQIHYH encoded by the exons ATGAAGCTTAGTGTAGCACTGTTTTTTGCAGGGCTCTTTGGGGCCTTGGCAGCTGTGTTCATCCTCCTCTCGTTTGGAACAGATTACTGGCTGCTGGCCTCAGAGAGTTGCCACCCAAATCCTGACGGATCTCTTGACCTGGCCGGTGTCACTGTAGAG CCTGGAGATGTGGTGGTGCAGGAGCACAGCAGTAATACGACTCTGTACCATGAGGGGTTTTTCTGGAGGTGTTTCTTTAGAGATAACATGGGTGACGATAACCTGCTGTGGAAGCTCTGGTTCA cAAATCAGCCACATTCAAAAGTCTGCATACACGCCTACCTCTTCCCATTCCCTGTGTCtcatcagacccacaacaccACGGAGTATGATTCTGCTATAA TCTACAGAGGTTTCTGGAGCATCTTTATGCTTATTGGAGTGGCAGCTGTAGTGCTTGGTGGGTTCATAATCATCTGTGCTGCTCCGTTCGCCAGCCACCGCCTGTACAAAGCAGGGGGTGGTCTCTTCCTGACATCTG GtcttttcctgctgtgtgtggtggtgatgTATGTACTGTGGCTGCAAGTGCTGGATGTGGTGGATAACTACGTAGCCTACCAGCGCTCAGCAAAGTGTCCACACTTCCAGCTGTCCCTCAACTATGGCCTGTCCTTCATGTTTGCACCGATTGGCATCTTCTTCTGCATTCTGGCTGGTCTTCTTTTCCTGCTCATCGGCCGAACTGTCCAGATTCACTACCACTGA
- the mfsd9 gene encoding major facilitator superfamily domain-containing protein 9 produces MKEQKYSTLFQKPGRRTRIIRCIYVVGFMDLFGVSMIIPLLSHHVKALGASPTVAGIVGSTYGILQLFSSTVVGSWSDVVGRQYSLLTCLLLSAVGYGLLGLSTSITLFVLARIPVGLFKHSLSICRALLSDLVSESERPLVMGHFNAASSVGFILGPVVGGYLTEHEGGFYKSSFTCAAIFVLNAGLVWMLPWNQTLVHRNTSTSNNTSKYCNDNHCGKSVSNGSQVNSHHTKPGSRVAGKHTGGLRWTDMSLFQPVWRQLSSVGSRIYMVASSDMWDLFLVRLLMAIAIMLYYSNFSLAMEERFSLKPKVTGYLISYSSTLGALAGFLVGPVTQLYRNNMPALLLHSTMLTCLLIFLYAAAPSVWQVLLTSTFFAISTTIGRTCVTDLELQRGGVQASGTLIGAGQSVTAVGRILAPLLSGLAQEFSPCGPPSLGVVLALAAVGLLLTRIPKWDKRGTTKMAKL; encoded by the exons ATGAAGGAgcagaaatacagcactttATTCCAGAAACCGGGAAGAAGGACGAGGATTATACGATGCATTTATGTAGTGGGCTTCATG gaTTTGTTTGGGGTGAGCATGATCATCCCACTGCTGAGCCACCATGTAAAAGCTCTTGGAGCCAGTCCCACTGTGGCTGGTATAGTGG GATCGACATATGGGATCTTACAGCTCTTCTCAAGCACAGTAGTT GGCAGCTGGAGCGATGTGGTGGGACGGCAGTACTCTCTGCTGACCTGCCTGCTGCTGAGTGCTGTGGGCTACGGCCTGCTGGGGTTGTCCACCAGTATCACTTTGTTTGTCCTCGCACGGATACCAGTGG GGCTGTTCAAGCACTCCCTGTCCATCTGCAGAGCCCTATTGTCTGACCTGGTGTCGGAGTCAGAGCGCCCTCTGGTGATGGGACACTTTAATGCAGCCTCCAGTGTTGGCTTCATCCTGGGTCCTGTGGTCGGTGGCTACCTCACTGAGCATGAAGGAGGCTTTTATAAGTCCTCCTTTACTTGTGCAGCGATCTTCGTTCTTAATGCAG GGCTGGTATGGATGCTACCATGGAACCAGACTCTAGTTCACCGTAATACTAGCACCAGCAACAACACAAGTAAATACTGTAATGACAACCACTGTGGTAAATCTGTATCCAATGGTTCTCAAGTTAATAGCCACCACACTAAACCAGGATCCAGAGTAGCAGGAAAGCACACAGGTGGTCTTAGGTGGACTGATATGTCCCTTTTCCAGCCTGTTTGGAGACAATTGTCCTCAGTGGGCTCCAGGATCTACATGGTAGCCTCCTCTGACATGTGGGACCTCTTCCTTGTGCGTCTTCTAATGGCCATAGCTATCATGCTTTACTACAGTAACTTCTCTCTGGCCATGGAGGAGCGTTTCTCTCTTAAACCAAAGGTGACGGGTTATCTGATCAGCTACAGCAGCACCTTAGGGGCCCTGGCGGGGTTCCTGGTGGGGCCAGTCACACAGCTCTACAGGAATAACATGCCAGCTTTGCTGCTTCACTCCACAATGCTCACCTGCTTACTTATTTTCCTATATGCTGCTGCACCCAGTGTCTGGCAGGTTCTGCTGACCTCCACCTTCTTTGCCATTTCCACGACTATTGGACGAACCTGTGTCACAGACTTGGagctgcagagaggaggagtCCAGGCCAGCGGGACTCTGATTGGAGCCGGACAGTCAGTTACAGCTGTGGGTCGCATCTTGGCTCCTCTTCTGTCTGGTTTGGCTCAGGAGTTCAGCCCTTGTGGGCCCCCTAGTCTGGGAGTGGTCCTGGCTCTAGCAGCTGTAGGTTTACTGCTCACCCGGATCCCTAAATGGGACAAGAGAGGGACGACAAAAATGGCCAAACTATGA
- the slc9a2 gene encoding sodium/hydrogen exchanger 2 has protein sequence MNYQRIQIPFEITLWVLLASFAKIGFSVYHKITIWVPESCLLIGLGLIVGGIIYAVHNEPPAVLTSNVFFIYMLPPIVLESGYFIPTRLFFENIGTVLWFAVVGTLWNSIGIGLSLFAICQIEALGVQNINFQENLLFATIISAVDPVSVLCVFEDVSVNEQLYIVMFGECLFNDAVTVALYNLCSFMANMPVVEPVDVVLGMVNFLLVGLGGLGLGVLFGFVAAFTSRFTSKVREIEPLFIFMFSYLAYLVAELFTVSSIMAIVTCALTMKYYVEENVSQNSCTTIRHVVKMLGSISETLIFFFLGVVTITTDHYWNWGYILFTLLFAFVWRILGVFVLTLIINPFRTIRLHFKDQFGLAYGGVRGAVSFALAYTLPNDIHCKKLFVTATITIILFTVFLQGISIRPLIEFLNVRRTNRKIDTINVEIHCRLMEHTVAGIEDLCGQWGHFYWKDKFMKFNNRILRRILIRDSRAESSIVALYKKLELQNAIEILDTVSGGISVAPSILSLYEEKGTADKSKKKLVGADEKSMRDLLAKNMYKIRQRTVTYTTKHALPNDTHSREILIRRHSTIRRILRSQSFHTSAVPTSLKFFSLPAGKSLGSTYHPGRPSYADVQERMPEVVYPSRHTRFGQPARSSSLAMVPLRQLDTLKDEHSVDVLDEDMGGSGRKRRGTSRTNSSYSDSRVSASHHRFSSSVANSSSANNFRYMQHEAEEENQQQPSSSSPAWAAEPRDNVTRNPLLRQPQWKPLKR, from the exons ATGAATTACCAGAGGATACAGATACCCTTTGAGATAACTCTTTGGGTGCTGCTTGCTTCATTTGCAAAGATTG GGTTCAGTGTGTATCACAAGATCACCATCTGGGTGCCAGAGTCGTGCCTTCTGATCGGCCTTGGTTTGATAGTGGGTGGCATCATTTATGCTGTCCACAATGAGCCTCCTGCTGTGCTCACCAGCAATGTCTTCTtcatctacatgctgcccccCATTGTTCTTGAATCGGGTTACTTCATTCCCACCAGGCTTTTCTTTGAGAACATCGGCACG GTGCTGTGGTTTGCAGTAGTGGGGACTCTGTGGAACAGCATCGGTATAGGCTTGTCTCTGTTTGCCATATGCCAGATTGAAGCTCTCGGGGTGCAGAACATCAACTTCCAGGAGAACCTGCTGTTTGCAACCATCATCTCGGCTGTGGatcctgtgtctgtgctgtgcgTGTTTGAGGATGTGTCTGTCAACGAGCAGCTCTACATCGTGATGTTTGGGGAATGCCTCTTCAATGATGCTGTCACCGTG GCGTTGTACAATTTATGCAGCTTCATGGCCAATATGCCGGTGGTGGAGCCAGTGGATGTTGTCCTGGGGATGGTGAATTTCTTATTGGTCGGTCTTGGCGGGTTGGGCCTTGGTGTTCTGTTTGGCTTTGTGGCTGCCTTCACCTCGAGATTCACTTCCAAGGTCCGAGAAATTGAGCCACTCTTCATATTTATGTTCAGCTACCTGGCCTATCTGGTGGCTGAGCTCTTCACTGTCTCATCCATCATGGC tATTGTGACCTGTGCTCTCACCATGAAATACTATGTGGAGGAAAACGTTTCCCAGAATTCCTGCACAACCATCCGCCATGTGGTCAAAATGCTTGGCTCCATCTCCGAGACtctcatcttcttcttccttgGAGTTGTCACCATAACAACGGACCACTATTGGAACTGGGGCTACATCTTGTTCACgctgctgtttgcttttgtaTGGAGAATTCTGG GTGTCTTTGTGCTGACATTGATCATTAACCCTTTCCGCACCATCCGATTACACTTCAAAGATCAGTTTGGTCTGGCCTATGGGGGTGTGCGAGGTGCAGTTTCGTTCGCCTTGGCCTACACTCTTCCTAATGACATCCACTGCAAGAAGCTCTTTGTCACTGCCACCATCACAATTATCCTCTTCACCGTCTTTCTCCAG GGCATCAGTATACGACCTCTGATCGAATTCCTCAATGTCCGCAGGACCAACCGCAAAATTGACACCATCAATGTTGAGATTCACTGCAGG CTCATGGAGCACACTGTAGCAGGCATAGAGGACCTCTGTGGACAGTGGGGCCACTTCTACTGGAAAGACAA ATTTATGAAGTTCAACAATCGAATCCTGCGGAGGATCCTGATCCGAGACAGTCGGGCCGAGTCCAGCATTGTGGCTCTGTACAAGAAGCTAGAGCTGCAGAACGCCATCGAGATCCTGGACACGGTGTCTGGAGGCATCAGTGTTGCTCCATCCATCCTCTCTCTCTA TGAGGAAAAGGGAACCGCCGATAAATCGAAGAAGAAGTTAGTGGGGGCTGATGAGAAGAGCATGCGTGACCTCCTGGCCAAGAACATGTACAAGATCAGGCAACGA aCGGTGACATACACAACTAAGCATGCCCTTCCCAACGATACCCACAGCAGAGAGATACTGATCAGACGCCATAGCACCATCCGCCGCATCCTCCGGTCTCAGAGTTTTCATACATCA GCGGTGCCCACATCTCTCaagttcttttctctccctgctGGAAAGAGTCTGGGCTCAACCTATCATCCTGGGAGACCAAGTTATGCAG ATGTGCAAGAAAGGATGCCAGAGGTGGTCTATCCCTCCAGACACACTCGGTTTGGCCAGCCAGCACGCTCCTCCTCACTAGCAATGGTGCCTCTGCGCCAACTGGACACCCTAAAAGATGAACACTCTGTTGATGTTCTGGATGAAGACATGGGTGGGAGTGGCAGGAAGCGCCGTGGCACGTCCAGAACGAACTCTTCCTACAGTGATTCCCGCGTATCTGCTTCTCATCATCGCTTCAGCTCCTCTGTTGCTAACAGCAGCTCAGCTAATAACTTTAGATACATGCAACATGAAGCCGAAGAGGAGAACCAGCAGCAGCCTTCATCTTCGTCTCCAGCCTGGGCTGCTGAACCCAGAGACAACGTGACACGAAACCCTCTGCTCAGGCAGCCTCAGTGGAAACCCTTGAAGAGGTGA